The Toxorhynchites rutilus septentrionalis strain SRP chromosome 3, ASM2978413v1, whole genome shotgun sequence genome includes a region encoding these proteins:
- the LOC129778814 gene encoding la-related protein Larp4B-like — protein MRLVIVLSVVAAALAAPEGYHYEPPAISSTLYFPSVPSYSPEVDDCEEPAPQPELAIPQSLPAFANIHQSSYVHQTPITTTIIQPPKTRIVHQQVQPQIQSYHPQQSQSSVWGSSSGHTQQLSSVWGSSNTQQSHQQSISFGSAYKQPQQSTILIQPQAKVEEVFKHVYVHLPPEEKEEYEAPKIIQHVAKKQKHYKIIFIKAPNPPAPKSVVVAPQAQNEEKTLVYVLHQKPEHRQEVVVQNSEPAKQNKPEVFFIKYKTKKEEQQHQEIKYVASTVAPPVVYSDESSLKIVDNGATGYSSGLSSGSGYSYVSSTSAPISYSTGSSQDVGSSYSYVSSTAAPVIYSTVSTLVEPELSGYSTASGDSGYGYSSAGSSGSSYSSFTSGSGADTSGYQSYIDLGNSGYSGYSSGGSLGVINVQSSDHSGLSSTTVAPVVRVQSKGSSYVSTTPHSVISSTLGAVGDVAVKSSGLSGYASRGRGKGAAASTTIATTKKPCRRCSKTKSAPLKVYQDALISNKF, from the coding sequence ATGAGATTAGTGATTGTGTTAAGTGTGGTGGCGGCAGCCCTAGCTGCCCCAGAAGGATATCATTATGAACCACCAGCGATCAGTAGCACTCTTTATTTCCCGTCGGTGCCTAGTTATTCACCGGAAGTGGATGATTGCGAGGAACCTGCGCCACAGCCTGAGCTAGCAATTCCACAATCGCTGCCAGCTTTCGCAAACATTCATCAATCATCTTACGTACACCAAACTCCGATAACGACTACAATTATCCAGCCGCCGAAAACGCGTATTGTTCACCAACAAGTGCAACCACAAATCCAGTCCTATCACCCACAACAGTCACAATCCAGCGTTTGGGGTTCATCGAGTGGACACACGCAGCAATTGAGCAGTGTTTGGGGATCATCAAACACGCAGCAATCGCACCAACAGTCGATCAGCTTCGGTTCTGCTTACAAACAGCCACAACAGTCCACCATCTTGATTCAGCCACAGGCCAAAGTTGAAGAGGTCTTCAAACACGTCTACGTTCATCTTCCACCGGAAGAGAAGGAAGAGTACGAAGCGCCGAAGATTATTCAGCATGTTGCGAAAAAGCAGAAACATTACAAAATCATATTCATTAAGGCTCCTAACCCACCGGCACCAAAATCTGTGGTCGTCGCTCCGCAAGCTCAGAACGAAGAAAAAACTCTCGTTTATGTGTTGCACCAGAAGCCGGAACATCGCCAGGAAGTGGTTGTTCAAAATTCGGAACCAGCCAAACAGAACAAACCTGAAGTGTTCTTCATCAAGTACAAGACCAAGAAGGAAGAACAGCAGCATCAGGAGATCAAGTATGTTGCATCCACCGTGGCACCTCCAGTTGTTTACAGCGACGAAAGTAGTCTCAAGATTGTGGACAACGGAGCTACCGGCTATTCTTCCGGTCTGTCATCGGGTTCGGGTTACTCTTATGTCAGCAGTACCTCAGCTCCGATTTCCTATAGCACCGGCAGCTCTCAAGACGTCGGCTCGAGCTATTCCTACGTTAGCAGTACGGCAGCTCCGGTAATATACTCTACCGTCAGCACTCTTGTCGAACCGGAGCTGAGTGGATACTCCACCGCCAGTGGTGACAGTGGTTACGGATATTCCAGCGCAGGTAGCAGTGGTAGCAGTTACAGTAGCTTCACCAGCGGAAGTGGCGCCGACACCAGCGGATACCAAAGCTACATCGACCTTGGCAACAGCGGTTACTCAGGCTATTCCAGTGGGGGATCTCTTGGAGTGATCAACGTTCAATCTAGTGATCATTCGGGTTTGTCGAGTACCACCGTTGCTCCAGTGGTTCGAGTACAGAGCAAGGGATCTTCGTACGTCAGCACGACACCACACAGCGTGATAAGCAGCACGCTGGGAGCCGTTGGTGACGTTGCCGTGAAGAGCTCCGGCCTCAGTGGATACGCTAGCCGTGGGCGCGGTAAAGGCGCAGCCGCATCAACCACCATCGCCACCACCAAAAAGCCCTGCCGCAGGTGCTCCAAAACGAAGAGTGCTCCACTGAAAGTCTACCAAGACGCACTCATTTCCAATAAGTTTTAA